ttattggagcttatttcGTGCTTTTTCTAGTAGACAAACTCTACATAGACTCTTATTATAGCACGAAACTATCTCGGTATCTATTTTAAATCAGAGATTTCAGATGCATTTGTTTTGTGTGTGGAGAACATGTGTTTCTCTCAAGTGCTAGGGATCATGAATTCATGATAGATATGCAAAGAAAGAACTAGAACTGAAGGAAGAGCAAAGATTGCTTCTTCTCTTCCATATTTTATTTGGTCAAATATGCTTGCTTATATTAGCTTGAGCCAAAGGCTAGTTGCTCAGAATCAGTTAAAGCGTACATTGGACCGACACAGTAAGCATATGCTAAATATTGCGTTCATCTAGCTCTTCATATAGCTCTTCAAAGACGCCTGTTCTATTTGTCTCTTTCAAGCATATGAGAAAGTAAAAAACTGTGCACGTTACTTAAAAAATGATAATATCAAAACAcaaatgttatattttaattgatttcttttttatttgaatcataagaaatgagagaaaaacAGTTTcaatgtttttatttctttggtAATTTCAGGTATCCACCGCCGACAACAATAACTAATTCTTTGATGCAAGTGCTCGCACTAAGCAGTAAATGACTGACCATAATATACGTTTTATTTCTTGGATTGAGATCAAACTCTCAACCTTATGATTAATGAATGAAGTGAGCTAATCACTACACACCTTGTGGTAAAACGAGTTCAATGTTATTTAAAATTGCTTATTGTATATAATGGAGAATTGTTTATTGTATACAATTCTAATGGAGAATTAAATTTTACAGGTCTAATTAACGAAATGTTAAATCAATACGTGTGTTTACTTTAGATATAGTTTAGACTCATATTAGCACATATTTCAATAGAAAACACATTTTTTCCCAtattctcttttctctcttctctttttctcttctatAACAAATAAAACATTAATGTATAATCTATCTAGAGTACCAACAAAGTCCATCATAGTTGATAGATAAGTGCGTCTTTAAAATAAGGGTTCAAATTTTTGCTGAATGTATCAATAAAAGTTTgttgaaaagggaaaaaatgcaCTTTGTTGATCTCTATCTCCTCAATAGAGAGACGTGAATACCTTGTTAGAAAAAAAGAGTAAAGACTATTCATCCATAAAAGTTAAACTAAGACAACCCCTCACAAAATAGATACATAAGTCATCAACAACTGTATAAATATCCATCAAATACCttatttttatctatttatCTCACTCacttctaatcacatcacatcatatattACATATTTACATCTATTACTTTTctctataattatttttttctttctcttggtgTTTATTTAATCAACTAGGTGATTTATCATTTACCAAACATTTTCTCTCACAAATAGTAATGTTATGTTCATACCTCACTTTAGTAAAAAAGAGATGGAGAGAAAAAGAgatgagaaaaaaatatgagATGTAATATGAGATATAATACGAGGTAAAGAGAACATACAAacaaaattaaattgaaatgaaaCAAATAGATATAACACCTCATTTTTGTTTGTGTGAATGAATAAAAGTtacaaaaaatagagaaaaaaaagaccatttaaaaatttaaaaaatgttgCAGGCCAAGAAGTAGTAGCTATTGAGTGACATTTTCACCCCTTGAAAACAGAGCTTCTCCCATTGCCAAACGTAAGAGACTCCTCATCCACCATCACTCTCCAAGTCTCAATCAACACTTCTTCACACGGAACAATAAGGGTACTCACGTCATTTCACCTCTTGCCGGCACTTATTTTGCCGCGCCATGCCATTTTCAACTCTCAACCGTTACATACAACACACAGCAAcacacaccaccaccacctccgatGAAGACTCAGAAACCCCGTCAACACCGCAACCGCGAAGCCGGTTCACGCTTCACATCCTCGCCGGACCACTCACTCACCACCACCATAGAATCCATCGAATGCAATTCCCCTGCTCGACGCTCAACCGACACCCGTCGACACCACAAAATCACAGAGGACACAACCCTCACGCGCCGCCAACTCTGGCCTTCTACGGCGAAGAAAAACTCCGGCACCACCACCCTCGCCGATCACATCACCGAAGACAGAATCATCGAGCAACAACTCGATAACAAAAAAGAGAAATCCATCAGATTCTACTCCCATAGGGTTTCTAGCTCTGCAGGGTTTAACGATGTAACAACAGCGAGTAGCACCTTCAAGGaaaacgatcaacaacaacacGGTTCAGCTAGATTCTCAGGAAGATTTTTTGCTTCTTCAATTGGAGAatcatcaccttcttcttcattgaaGAAACAGGCTAATTCTGGTTCTGGTTCAATTCGTTCCACCATTGTTCCGGGAAGATTATCTCTCGATGAGAGAGCTAAACCTATCTCTTCTTCGAGGAGAATGTTGAATTCTCTTGATTTGGAATCTCAATCTGGTGATTCTGGGAAAACTTTGAGTCCAAGAAAATCAACAGGGGTGGAGGTTAAATCCAGGTTCAGGTCTAGAAGGGGAGCTTCGGATTCGAACATTGGGAATTTGGATGGTGATTCTTCTTCTGCGCTGAAGAAATCGGTTTTGAAATCGGCGATCAAGAGGGCTAATTCACTTGCAGGTTATAAGAGTTCTAAGTCTCAATGGGCTTTATCACCAGGAAGATCAGATTCACCTGCTATGTCAGTAGAAAACATGGAGAAACCAGTGTTGTTTTCAACTCCAACTAGTCCTGCTCCTTTTACCAAGGTGAAAGGAGTGGAGAAAATCCTCAATTTGGGTTTTGATTTCTTTAAAACTAAGAAATCATCTGTGGTTAATTCATCGCCTCTCGCTTTTGGAAACTCGGAGAATGTGCACCGGCTTCGTCTGCTTGATAATCGGTTGATTCAGTGGAGGTATGCAAATGCTAGAGCTCAAGTAGTGAATGCAAACATTTCTCATCATGCTGAGGTATAGGCATTGCTCATGATTTTCTCTAATTTGCAATCTTATATGAATAATGAGAAATTATGTGTTGTTATGTTAAAGTTTTCTGGATTTGTGATTATGTTCAGAGCAATTTGGTATGTGCTTGGGATACTCTCACAAAGTTGCGACAATCTGTTCTGAAAAAGAAGATACAATTTTACAGAGAAAAACTTGACATGAAGGTTGCTTTTATATTGTATTATCAAGTAAGTCATAAACCTAACTTAATTAAGATTTGTCAAGTTCATTATTTTAATGATTTCATTCATATTCAATGATATTGTTGATTTGGCAGATGAAATTACTAGAAGCTTGGGGAGGTATGGAAAGACAGCATGTATCAGCACTTAATGTGACCAAAGAGTGTTTGCATTCTGTTGTTTGCAGAGTTCCTCTTTTGGAGGGTGCTAAGGTAGGCAACTAAGTCCAATAAAAATTGATGTCTTGTTATAGGAAAAGTAAATATGCTAAGGTAGGTAACAAAGAACCCCTTGGATGCAAACTAAATAACACTTATTTTGAAGCTTATTTAGTgcattttctagtagataagctccGATAAGTGCGTATTGAAATGAGTTTCAGGTCGAATAAAAACATTTAATGTCTTTGTTATAAGAAGAGTACATTGACACAGTTCTTATGCTTACAGGTGAACTTGCAATCAACATCCCTTGCCTTGCGGCAAGCATCTGATCTCACATCTTCCATCAAGTCAATACTAACAAGTTTTTCACCTCCAGTATGTTTGTAAATACTGTGCTAGTCCTATTATTGTTATATAATGAGGACCtaaattgaaacaattttttttgcttTATCAGCAGATTGATAAGACTGCTGCAATGGTATCAGAATTAGCAAAAGTTGTAGCACTAGAGAAACAACTCATAGAAGAATTCTATGATCTTTTCCAGGCCACATCTGTCTTCGAGGTAACCAAACATGTTCTAATTGCTTATATGTTGCTTGGACATAAAATCTTCATGGTTTAGCTGTGGTTAATTTTATCAAAATATATGTTGGCAGATTCAAGAAAGCAGTGTGAAATGCAATCTCGTTCAGCTTGAAAGTTGGCAGCAGAAATATAAACAGCGACAATTACTATCAGAGATCACTACATAGATCTCTATGTTGATAAATTAGATGAGCAAAGGTAGCAGTTAACTACACATAAACCAGTAGTGAAATTTCAGTTTTCAAAGAAGTATAAGTATTGTTTGACAAATGTTGCTGGTATTGCAACTGCATATATATGGTCACCAAAACTACAATAGTTATTCTTTAATTTATGTTAGAATTTAAAATGAATCAAAATCATGTGTTAGACACTTATTATCTTCCTTCTTGTTCACATAAGAAGAATGCTCTTGGGACAATAATTAGGCTGATTATTGTGACTTGATCAGATAAATGGGCTCTACTCATGAAAAACAACAATTTCAACCCTTGTAGAATTGATGGACGATAAAGCATTTGATAATAAACTAAATGGTGTCCCCTGCCACATGTGAGGATTTAGCTGCGATTGTTAATGGCGATTCTGTTTCTGGTGAGGTCATGCCCATGGTTTCTCCTATTCCCTCGGCTCCGAGCAAGTTTGTGGGGTTGGAGTTTGGTGGAGGTGACGAGGAGACTATTTGCGGTCTTGAAATGGAATTGAAGGAGCTATAACTACCTTGAGCATtggaattttctttcttttattttttggtttgattatggtacaaGTGTTTGATTTTTGGCTCTTTTGGTGTTGTCTTTCCTTTGAAGGGTTGGAggattccccccccccccttcatTGACCTGTTTTTTACTAGGTCTGTAATCATTTTCTGGTTTTGAGATGAAGTCCTCCGACTTCTTATCAATatttttggtttaaaaaaaaaactaattgaaTAAGTAGAGTTAGCTTATAAATATTTCTCGTCCTCAAATGATagttaagtggtaagagcttgCGGATATATGAGTTTGAGATGAatatttttgatatttttctGCCCAAAATTTCATGGTCGTGTTGCTAATATTGAACTTGGGGTGACAAAAACAAGCAGTTTGCCCGCTGAACTACACAATTTAATAACAATAATATGGACTGACTTATGTTaaattggaaaaataaattCAACATTTGACAAACAAAGGAGTGGCGGATTTGAACGTTGAACTTATGGTGGCAACACAAGTCATTTGTCAGTTGAGCCAAGCGATTTAATATTTATCCATTATGAATAATTAGTTTAGTAAAACTTACATGAGAAAAAAATTCCCAAGCTCAGGTGGGACAGTCCTCACGGAGATCTCTATTTTCAGGTGGAAATTATCATCCTATATGAGAGGGATTGGGTTTGGGGTAGAGGTGGGGTATGTATAACCCACTAGGCCATGATTAGAACTCAGCAGGCTTGGCTTTTTTATCCATGTTGTTATTAGCCCACTAGCACCAAAATTGCACCAAACAAATATTTTCTTAGGTTTCTAGTGCGTGAGAATTGAGATTTCTCTGTTTCACCCCAGACTCAGATCAACCGAATTACCGGAACAGGTatcttaatcttaatttattaCAATTGTCGTTGCTTGTCCATTTTTAAGATATTTTTGGTTTAAATTTTCTCCTTTCATACCATATGATGAACGAGCAATTTTCTGAGAGGGTGGAAAACATAGTTGATTATTTTTTTGCTTGTGAGTTCTGATGGTGTTTCCTCAAATGTTTAAAAAAGTAAACAAAAATAACCTTTGGTGATAAGGTTTTGTTTGTGGTGGGGGTTGTGGTCTAAAATGGATTATTATGGGCACTGGTTTTGTGGTGAATGAGTGAGTCATTGTTGTTATTGTGCAGTGTGTGATtgcaaagaagaaggaaaaaaatgttAAAGTCCATTCTAGGTTGCTGCAAGGTATACATATCAGAGAGCAGAAACAGGAGTGCATTGGAATCAATTGAAAAAGCTGCCAAGCTTTTCCCCTTAGCTCCCATTGTTAACAAGTTTGAAGATGTGGCCTACAATAGAGTTGGTTACACCCTTGTCTCTCAGTTGGATTTGGATCCAGTGCAGTCTACTGGGCCATGCCACTTGAAAAATGCAGTGCTTGCTATGGTGAAAGCTGCCTTTGACAGCATTGACTTTCAACAACACACTGGAACTCATCCTAGACTTGGAGTTGTGGACCATATATGTTTTCACCCACTTGCTGAAGCTTCCTTGAATCAAGCTGCTAGCACTGCTAGGTGTTTAGCTATGGACATGGGTTCTAATCTGCAAGGTTAGTAGGATTGCTTTGAAGGGTCACATTGTATGATATTTAATTACATGTGGGCTGAGAATGTTATTTCTTGGAAAGGGTTTGTGTTGGATATCTCAGTAAACAAAGTGAATTTAGTTCTAGCCATTCAGGAAGAAGCTCTTGAATATGAAAATTGATCAGTCTCTGCCCATTatgtaatattaaataaatCCACTCCACTTGCTCTTTAGTCTTTACTAATTACCAGAAGCCACTTCTTTCACCATTGCCATTACTGTATAGCTACTTTTAACTTATATTATAGAATTATGCTGCATCAAAAGCTAAAGGGTAGTCTGTGGAGCCTTAGCAGGAAGTTAGAAGTTGAATACTATTTACTTAATTCAGAGTTCATATGTTATTTACTATATTTTAGAGGCCAAAGTCATGATGTGGGTCAGATTTTGGGTGGCTTGTGTACTCTAGGAGAAATAAGAAAATAGCCAGTCAGAATTAGGAGTAGGACAGTTATGCAGCGGTTATTTAATTATAGTATGTTTTAGGATAGTTATGTAGtagttatttaattttataataggGAAGTTGTGATATGAGTAGTTCTATAGTTATTTAGCAGTTATTAGCAGTATGTGGTGTAGTTATAGGAGGAAATGGGCAAAGTTTCTGTTGTATTCTGTTTTATTGTGTGTAAGGTTGAGAATAATTGTCTCAGAGTAGAGACTTGGTGCCAAAGATGGTAGATCAATTTCTCTACCAGAATTGTGTACTTGTGAATTCTGAGCATTTCAGTAAATTTCTCTTTCAAACCCTACTATATACATGTGAAATAAGTATATCCTTGTCAATTTTATGAAGAAATTTCTGGAACCTCATTCTGTTTGATTGTTGGTCAATAATTATGTCTTCTGTCAAATTCTTCTTAGCTCCCATGTTTCAAATTGTTGGATTTTTACTTGTTCTTACCTGACTGATTTCAGGATCACTACTTTATACACTTACAAAGAGATTATGAAACTATCTTTAGTTTGTCAAATGTCAATCAtctttctaaattaatttatttccatgGCATTGATCATTAAAATCACATGCAGTTCCTACTTTTCTATATGGAGCAGCCCATGAAGAAGGGAGGACACTTGATTCAATCAGAAGGATATTTGGTTATTTTAAGCCAAATTCTTCCGAAAACCAGTGGATTGGGGGGCTAAAATCAGATTCTTTGCCACTGAAGCCTGATAGTGGTCCATTTCAAATAACTCCATCAAAAGGTGTTGTGGTCATTGGAGCTACCAATTGGGTTGACAACTACAATGTCGCTCTACTTTCTTCTGATATCAGTGCTGCTAGTCGGATCGCGAAACGGGTTAGTGGAAGAGGTGGTGGACTTCCTACTGTGCAGGCCATGGCACTTGCACATGGTGAAGGTGTCACTGAGGTAGCCTGTAATTTGTTGGATCCAAAGAAAGTTGGCGGTGAAAGAGTACAACAAGAAGTTGAGCGCCTCGCAAAGGAAGAAGGTATTTCTGTAGGGAGAGGATACTATACCGATATTTCGCAGGAAGAAATAGTTaagagttacttgaagctgatTGAAGTGAGAAGTTGATGTCAAAGAACCTTAGTTTTAACTGTATAAAAGATCTGCCAAATATTTCTGAGAGGGAAAATTACTTTCTCATGCACTAGGAATATTTTTGGCATTTCGTGAACATCTATTACAGGGTCAATGTGGCATTACCTTGAAATTGAGATTGGAAAGATTTATGGAGGAATTTTTCATATGAAGCTCATCCTAGAATTTTTATCTTCGTTTTCAAGTGATCATGAAACTGACCCTGAAGGATTTCATTCTGGATTCTCACATGCTTACCAGTTTTGCATATCCTTCCACTGGACAGTTCTGTGTGTACTACATAAAATGGTGGGTGAACCTGACCTTATTGACGCCTCTCAGTTAGTTGCCATGTTTGGTACTGGAAAAATTacttatcattttattagaatGAGAATTTAAATATGCTATAAGATGAGAAACGGGTTTGACCAAGAATGAGTTTAGGTGACATTGTCCATGAAAGATACTTCAGGTAAAATTACTTTTTCCTATTATTatgattgagaaaaaaaatgaattcaTTCATTCACTGTGTAGTTTATACACAATGTACTACTGACTTGTAAAACAGAATAACAGGaaggaaaaaagagaaagaaagaaaccaaCAAACGAACTAACTTTCTAACCAGGAAAATAAACTGATTTCACATCAGTTAACAGCTATTCTTTCTGAATTAGAAAGAAACATGGACATTGATAGAACATGGTTCAATTGATATATCTTCTGAATCTTTTTGGAGGTCAATTTCTAATAGTGTTGTTCTTGGAGTATTAGCTAATCACTATTTATCAATCACAACGCCTTCCAATACTTTAGTTGGCTACTACTGTTACAAATTTATGGTCAGTCAATACTTGTGACTTCACTAATTACAGACTTTACGAGATCCCAATCGCATAGTTTTGACATCTTGGCATTACATAGTCACTTATTATGTGGGAACACAAATCCTCAACGCACGGAGCCTTAAAATGCTAACTGTAGCTTAAAGAGACTTCAATGCCATGTTCCTTGATCATCCCAAAACTTGAATTGTTTTTATTAAAGTCCTTATGCTATTATCTGGGTGCTGTAATTTACGTGAAATTATAAGTTTTAATCTACTAACTCCActgtattaaaaataaaataaaatcatactTTTATTTTTGTATAAAAATCTTTATCCAAtgcaaaagatttttttttcttccttttaatCAAACACTCTTCTACATAGTCCTCAAAtaatagcttaagtggtaagagataGGTAACATATGAGTCCTAAAAAAAACACTTCTAtagataaatttatttattaaaaattacgGTGTAACTTTTGGTAAAATCACGTTTGGCAATCaccaatgtaatttttttattattttggggATGACTCCTATTTGTAGATTAAAAAATACTTAACCAGCTAAAGGAAGATCCAAATCAGGGATCACTCTCACAATTATGTGGGCTTTGAGGTAACTATTAAAATACTGGTAAAGTATACATAGAAAACGATAGAATACGTTTTGTGATGCTTATATGAGTTATTATTTATTAAAGAGAAATAGAGTTGACAATTTCGTTTTTAGAAGAATAAAACTCTTTTGTATAAAATGTCAGTATAGTTAGTTATTAACTGAcattttatctaattttatgTTCTAATTTGATAAACATTTTACATAATTAGAGATCGCAAAAGTATTGTCTAAGTCCAGTAATGAGCTTGTCAGTGTCTAACTGGTTTAGAGACTAGTCATGCTTTCAggagttttcctttctttttgtgTTGCGTTGTATTTTTCAgcttgattttttctttgtatgaggctgaagtaccccttgtacttcattttaATATAATGTTTGACTTATTAAAAAGAAACCATTGAATCGAGTAATGCCAAGATGAGTTATAGAAAACGTATGAGTTTATATCTGCTTCAATAAATTGAAGTTGCTTGAACCGTTTCACATGGAAAAAAGGTTAATTATGCAAGTCATTTACGTTAAATACTTTATTTATCATAAAACGTATCTTCTTATATTGATTATATACGTCAAAAATCACTTGTTTAGATTATCCATTGATAATTTCTTGTTGCTGTTTCTCTAAATCTCCTAATCCATAAGGTCATTCCATAACTAGAGGTATTGAATAAGCAACATGGAATTCATGCTTTGAGAAACTTGTCTTGTTTCCTTGTTTGATAATTAAGTGACGATGCACCACGTGGCCACATTGGCTTGA
This portion of the Lotus japonicus ecotype B-129 chromosome 3, LjGifu_v1.2 genome encodes:
- the LOC130746752 gene encoding QWRF motif-containing protein 3-like, whose product is MKTQKPRQHRNREAGSRFTSSPDHSLTTTIESIECNSPARRSTDTRRHHKITEDTTLTRRQLWPSTAKKNSGTTTLADHITEDRIIEQQLDNKKEKSIRFYSHRVSSSAGFNDVTTASSTFKENDQQQHGSARFSGRFFASSIGESSPSSSLKKQANSGSGSIRSTIVPGRLSLDERAKPISSSRRMLNSLDLESQSGDSGKTLSPRKSTGVEVKSRFRSRRGASDSNIGNLDGDSSSALKKSVLKSAIKRANSLAGYKSSKSQWALSPGRSDSPAMSVENMEKPVLFSTPTSPAPFTKVKGVEKILNLGFDFFKTKKSSVVNSSPLAFGNSENVHRLRLLDNRLIQWRYANARAQVVNANISHHAESNLVCAWDTLTKLRQSVLKKKIQFYREKLDMKVAFILYYQMKLLEAWGGMERQHVSALNVTKECLHSVVCRVPLLEGAKVNLQSTSLALRQASDLTSSIKSILTSFSPPQIDKTAAMVSELAKVVALEKQLIEEFYDLFQATSVFEIQESSVKCNLVQLESWQQKYKQRQLLSEITT
- the LOC130746753 gene encoding uncharacterized protein LOC130746753; this translates as MLKSILGCCKVYISESRNRSALESIEKAAKLFPLAPIVNKFEDVAYNRVGYTLVSQLDLDPVQSTGPCHLKNAVLAMVKAAFDSIDFQQHTGTHPRLGVVDHICFHPLAEASLNQAASTARCLAMDMGSNLQVPTFLYGAAHEEGRTLDSIRRIFGYFKPNSSENQWIGGLKSDSLPLKPDSGPFQITPSKGVVVIGATNWVDNYNVALLSSDISAASRIAKRVSGRGGGLPTVQAMALAHGEGVTEVACNLLDPKKVGGERVQQEVERLAKEEGISVGRGYYTDISQEEIVKSYLKLIEVRS